GTGTGCTTTAAGTGATTCACCTCTAGAGTGTAAGGCTCCTTGAATATCCCATTTTTTCGAGTAACTCAAGTTAAGCTTTAAGTTTGGGGGATCATGGAACAATtgaaaaatattgcttttcttGTAGAGGCAACAATACCTGTAAAAAACTTGTTAGCCCTCCTAATACCCACTGATTTATCTAGGTCTTGAAGACAAATAAAATATCTGAGACCCAACAGTGCATTGCTGAAAAGCTTTCAACACTTGTCCAAACCAAAGACATTATTGGACAAGACCTCAAAAAGTGAAATAGATTGACTTTACTTTTGTTACATTTTGGACACTATGGAGTTGACCTGCGAAcaccatcttttttttataaaaaacactgtAGCCTAAATGAATCCCCTTGAATTGTTATACTCTCTAAATTCAACTATTAAATGAAGATAAAGACTTGAGTAAATTTCTTATAATCTCTTTCACAATTCCATAGTGCTGTCTCATCAGTGACATTGGACATGTTCTGGGCAGAAGGTTGAACACTCAGTGTAGTGATGGATCTCGGGAGCTTAACATGGAGCCTCTTGTGGCCCTAATCTTGTctattcctctttttttttttttttacatttaacaaaAATGGTCCAACTGTTAAAAAGGCAGAATAAGAACGGCGCTCCTTCTCCAAGTGTAATATGAATAGAAGGACAATCAGTGAAAATACCAATTGCTATCAGTAATAATTGCTTATAATTGAAAACAATTGGggagaaaataaaaaggagtaacacaaataaaaacaagtaacACATAATAAGTAATCAAAGTCTGTTCACTATCAGTTGTCCTCTGTCTCACAGCTGTATACAAGATAGGACTGGTACCAACTATATGGGGAGGAAAGAAAACAAACGAGGGTTCCAGGCATAGTAAGGTCAGAACAGCTGATGGTTTCCATAGAAACCTGACATTATCTAGGTAGTTATGTGATAAAAATACATGACCCAAAAATAGAGTAGCCATCACACAAAATCTTCAAAAAAGATTATAAAATTCATATCTTATACTTGATTAAACCTTGCCTTATATATTACCCGCAGAGAATGAATGAGAAGAACCAGACGTTGGTCAGTGAGTTTGTTCTCTTGGGATTTCAGAATCTCCACAACTTCAAGATCCCCCTGTTCTCTCTGTTCCTTCTGATTTACATTATGACAGTTTGGGAGAACGTCCTCATCATAGTGTTGGTGTCCTCCAGCCGGAACCTCcagtcccccatgtacttctttctccaACAGTTGTCCCTGTCTGATCTACTGGGATCCTCAAATATTGTACCTACCTTGCTCCAAACTGTAATAAAGAACAGAGCTACAATGTCTTTTGGTGGCTGTTTAACACAACTCTATTTTTTGGGTTCTTCAGAAATTTTTGAGTGTCTTCTTCTAGCagtaatgtcctatgacagatatgtggCCATCTGTATCCCACTGCGTTACACTTCTATAATGTCCGACAGGGTTTGTGTTGTATTAATTCTTATAGCATGGGCTCTTGGCTTTGGCCTTGCATTGATTACAGCGAATTTAGTAGGGACACAACAGTTCTGTGACCACAAAaacattgatcattttttttgtgatttatttcctCTTCTTGAGCTTTTTTGCTCAGACACCTCTTTTGTGGAATATGAAGTAATCATTCAAATGGTCCCTGTGGTTTTCATCCCCTTTATACTGATCACTGTATCATATATGTGTATTGCCCATGCAATCCTAAAGATAGTGTCCAATaccgggagacaaaaagccttctccacctgcagctcccacttggctgtggtctccatattttatgggacaTTCATTTCTATATATGTGGTTCCCCCTGGAAAACAATCGCAGACCAGAAGCAAAGTTCTGTCTCTGTTATACACTGTAGTCATTCCATTGGTTAACCCACTTATTTACAGCTTGAGAAATGCAGATATCAAAAAAGCCTTTAAATAATAAGAGAAGGATAAAGAGACTCtattaaaaccataaataaaatgaaatacatatttGAACACTTAAAAGGGGAAAATGGGAAGTAATTGACTTCCTTATTCCCACAATCATCCCATATTGTAGGTATTCATCATTCATTAGAGATGTAAATTAACAGtttgaacagttttttttacccaaGACCTAATGCAACTTTTGATTTTATTTAGCCAAAATTTTCAATTTggtagaataacaaaaaaaatatttaaccttCTGGAGTTTTTTTAATATGCAGTGTATTTTATAACCCCTTTTACAACCCCTATTAGCAACTAGCAGTGGCATCTAACAGACTAATAATATTGGGAAGTGcatataaacactgggcacagcTGAGGGAAAGCTTCTGACTACGGTTGCCATCTTTTCAATGGCTGAATCCGGCAGGGGGCTAGGTGGGTAACATCATGGGGGGGGCTGGTGACAGCAGGAGtggactgcattttttttaaaccagcatgttgcattttattacaattgATGGGcattcataataaaatataacgttggggaggcccatttatcaaaggtgaaattttagtgatattagagctttttgaaaccatgattaatcTCTGTTTcactaaaatcacgaatgccatgaaagttactGAAACAACACAATATAAAAAGTAGTATTGTAAAAAATAGTGTAGAAGAAATATgagtaaaacctctaaaaaatttagttttttaataattacaaGCGAAAAAGatccaaaaacttctaaaattctgaagtccaaaaggatcagcacaGTTCCCCTTGACTTCTATTGGACCACAACtgtttttacttggagaagttttgtattagagtttttgtggtttttacacttaggagcacatttactaagggtcgaagatcgagggttaataaaccctcgaatttgaccctcgaagtaaaatcctacgaattcgaatatcgaattcgaaggatttaccgcaaatcttGTGATcaaacaatcaaaggaaaaatcgttcgattgaacgatgaaatccttcaaatcgaacgattcgaaggattttaatcaatcgatcgaaggattttccttcgatcaaaaaaaccttagaaaagtgatggggaaggcccccataggctaacattgtacctcggtaggtttaaactgccaaagtatgtagtcaaagttttttttaaagagacagtacttctactatcgaatggtcgaatagtcgaacgatttttagttcgaattgcagtcaaagtcgtagtcgaaggtcatagtagcctattcaatggtcgaagtacccaaaaaaatacttcaaaattcgaagtttttttactttgaatccttcactcaggCTTAATAAATGCGCCCCTTATTCTGAAATTTTGAagttgcagaattttttttaaaaaaactggatctGCATCCAGAGTCCCAGCCAATAGAGGGCCAGTTTATTATCAGCCTCCGACACCCATTGAGCATGCGCCATTGCAACAAGTCAAATTGAAATAAAGGCAGAGGCCGGCAGGAGGGGTAAGAGGGAGCGCAAAATTGATAAATGACGGGGTTGGAGCTGGTTTTTCTGTGAATACAGCTGGGGCGCTTTCATGCTCAAGGGAACCCCTGCGGTTACTCGTGTTCACAACGCCCTTTTGgcgccccgggctttctgctgtggaaccaaCACAGAACGTGTGCAATCCATAAAGAGAATATGTAAAATTCTATGCCAAATAATTTTCTTCATTATACCCATTGTTTATAGTTTTaggaatttcatgtataattgaGTTATACTGTATTTCTGCATTGGAGTTTATTAGACCTATTGTAATGGCTGCAGTGACTGCTGCATAAATACTGTAATGTCAATTATTTTGAGTTAATGGAGCCAAAGTGTTTTTTCAGATTCTTCTTTGACTCCAAAAAAGATATTGGGCCAATCCTTGGATcaacaataaatattaatatccGTAAACTTGTATTATGTGATcccaaaggggttatttattaaattccaaatgccaaaaaaagttttttttaactataacatCCAAATTTATGTAATAAGTGGGGAAAAAacgaattttttttggaatttattaaactccaagggTGTtgaaagtccgaataaaaaattTCTCCAACTctagacctgccaagttcatgtagaagtcaaagggaaaAGTCTCGAAGAgctcatgatctgcgctgggttttgtgcaataatccgaagagttttttccagcacaggaaatttttggaaaaatgtattgataaatagggggggaaatCCTAACATCTTGTTTAAGCACTGAAGACTAAATTCCCAGTGAaaactttactccaagtagataATTTACTGATAATTTACTGTCGAGAACCCCCCTCTGTACACAATCCTTTAGCTATtgtcctatccatgtgcaaaaatTGTTGAGAAAGCAGTAGTTTCTGGGGCACTGTAACAAATGCTTTGGGAAAATGCATTTAGATTCCAACTTTATACAATCCCCCTCTCAAACTTCCTAAATTTGGACAATAAATATGTCTGACATAATtaatccttcataaagccatgctgattactatTTATAATATGATTTTCCAGAAAAGTTAAATCTGATCTCTTAATAACCTTTCAAAGTAAATTGTGCACCa
Above is a genomic segment from Xenopus laevis strain J_2021 chromosome 3L, Xenopus_laevis_v10.1, whole genome shotgun sequence containing:
- the LOC108710533 gene encoding olfactory receptor 1468, whose amino-acid sequence is MNEKNQTLVSEFVLLGFQNLHNFKIPLFSLFLLIYIMTVWENVLIIVLVSSSRNLQSPMYFFLQQLSLSDLLGSSNIVPTLLQTVIKNRATMSFGGCLTQLYFLGSSEIFECLLLAVMSYDRYVAICIPLRYTSIMSDRVCVVLILIAWALGFGLALITANLVGTQQFCDHKNIDHFFCDLFPLLELFCSDTSFVEYEVIIQMVPVVFIPFILITVSYMCIAHAILKIVSNTGRQKAFSTCSSHLAVVSIFYGTFISIYVVPPGKQSQTRSKVLSLLYTVVIPLVNPLIYSLRNADIKKALNINIRKLVLCDPKGVIY